Proteins found in one Pontibacter sp. SGAir0037 genomic segment:
- a CDS encoding OmpA family protein, with product MPWNIQVYGTALQQHNEMINRWWKFDWNGGAGLSLNRYISPSFDGGLHLGYQDMRAGQQGAGNWYRANMTSASLGLRLKMYGTILKEDAFIGPYLSGTIGAGFGSTEGSTTAYANNPVGPFDKNYSALLGSLGGGIRLRFSDRISGFVQSSFMFDLNDGIDGREVDGGWDKYLQHNVGLGFNLGSATDTDGDGVPDRRDECPDTPTGVQVDRKGCPIDTDGDGVPDYQDQCPTEAGPASTQGCPDGDGDGVADKDDRCPTEPGTAALQGCPDSDGDGVADIDDQCPDTPAGVQVDAQGCPIDTDGDGIADHEDLCPNSAGPAENKGCPQLDERTLRLMEEKVRFEFDQARVQDGYRQLLDSIVVALERYPDHVLLIKGHADHIGSEEYNQALSERRAQAVKDYLISRGVQNPDRLVTRGYGESQPLVQVNTRLSKARTAAARAQNRRVGFQMDTPDMKLDME from the coding sequence ATGCCCTGGAACATCCAGGTGTACGGCACGGCTCTGCAGCAGCACAACGAGATGATCAACCGTTGGTGGAAGTTTGACTGGAACGGCGGGGCCGGCCTGTCGCTGAACCGCTACATCAGCCCCTCTTTCGACGGCGGGCTTCACCTGGGCTATCAGGACATGCGCGCAGGTCAGCAGGGTGCAGGTAACTGGTACAGAGCCAATATGACTTCGGCCTCTCTTGGCCTGAGGCTGAAGATGTACGGCACGATCCTCAAGGAGGACGCCTTCATCGGGCCTTACCTGTCGGGTACGATCGGCGCCGGCTTCGGCAGCACGGAGGGTTCCACCACGGCCTACGCCAACAACCCTGTTGGTCCGTTCGACAAGAACTACAGCGCGCTTCTGGGCTCGCTCGGCGGCGGTATCCGCCTTCGCTTCTCGGACCGCATCAGCGGCTTTGTGCAGTCGAGCTTCATGTTCGACCTGAACGACGGCATCGACGGTCGCGAGGTTGACGGCGGCTGGGACAAGTACCTGCAGCACAACGTGGGCCTGGGCTTCAACCTGGGATCTGCGACCGACACGGACGGGGACGGCGTTCCTGACAGAAGGGACGAGTGCCCTGACACGCCGACGGGCGTTCAGGTGGACCGCAAGGGCTGCCCGATCGACACGGACGGGGACGGTGTTCCGGACTATCAGGACCAGTGCCCGACAGAGGCCGGACCTGCCTCTACGCAAGGCTGCCCTGACGGCGACGGCGACGGCGTGGCCGACAAGGACGACCGCTGCCCGACAGAGCCAGGCACTGCCGCTCTTCAGGGCTGCCCTGACTCAGACGGCGACGGGGTTGCCGACATCGACGACCAGTGCCCAGACACGCCTGCCGGCGTTCAGGTGGACGCGCAGGGTTGCCCGATCGACACGGACGGGGACGGCATTGCCGACCACGAGGACCTGTGCCCTAACTCAGCGGGCCCTGCCGAGAACAAAGGCTGCCCTCAGCTGGACGAGCGCACGCTGCGCCTGATGGAGGAGAAGGTTCGCTTCGAGTTCGACCAGGCCCGGGTGCAGGACGGCTACCGTCAGCTGCTCGACAGCATCGTTGTGGCGCTGGAGCGCTACCCGGACCACGTGCTGCTGATCAAGGGTCACGCCGACCACATCGGCTCTGAGGAGTACAACCAGGCGCTTTCCGAGCGCAGGGCGCAGGCGGTGAAGGACTACCTGATCTCGAGAGGTGTTCAGAACCCGGACAGGCTGGTGACCAGAGGCTACGGCGAGAGCCAGCCGCTCGTGCAGGTGAACACGCGCCTGTCGAAGGCCAGAACGGCTGCGGCCCGTGCCCAGAACAGGAGGGTTGGCTTCCAGATGGACACGCCCGACATGAAGCTGGACATGGAGTAA
- the pyrR gene encoding bifunctional pyr operon transcriptional regulator/uracil phosphoribosyltransferase PyrR yields MQKRLIVNHQLLDIMVLRLCHQLIENHGNFSDSVILGLQPRGRQVAQRIQAKLTSILGTSVPTGYLDTTFHRDDFRRRETPLAANATRIDFLIEGKKVILVDDVLYTGRSVRAALDAMIAYGRPANVELLVLIDRLYSRHLPIEPTYVGKSVNSLQSQRVLVEWQGQEVEEDNIWLITKNED; encoded by the coding sequence ATGCAGAAAAGACTAATTGTAAATCACCAGTTGCTCGATATTATGGTATTGCGGCTTTGCCACCAGCTGATTGAGAACCATGGTAACTTTTCTGATTCTGTTATTTTAGGCTTACAACCCCGTGGCAGACAAGTAGCACAGCGCATTCAGGCAAAACTAACTTCTATTTTGGGCACGTCTGTACCTACAGGCTACCTGGATACCACCTTTCACCGCGACGACTTTCGCAGAAGAGAAACGCCACTTGCAGCAAATGCAACCCGCATCGACTTTCTGATTGAAGGAAAAAAAGTGATCCTGGTTGATGATGTTCTCTACACAGGCCGATCTGTGAGAGCTGCTTTAGATGCGATGATAGCTTACGGCCGCCCTGCCAATGTGGAGTTACTGGTTCTGATAGACCGCCTTTATAGCCGGCATTTGCCTATAGAGCCAACCTATGTAGGCAAAAGTGTGAATTCACTTCAATCGCAACGCGTTTTGGTAGAATGGCAAGGGCAGGAGGTTGAAGAAGATAATATCTGGCTAATTACGAAAAACGAAGACTAA
- a CDS encoding helix-hairpin-helix domain-containing protein → MELHDENPFKVRSYANAIAALELVEEPLVGKTLAELEKINGVGKSIAARILALNEEGSFEELDQLLAATPPGVVEMLRIKGIGPKKVRTIWKELGTETLEELLEACEQDKLSKIKGFGAKTQENIKQALLFTQQNRGKLLFAEAEASADELQQTIKAVLPDAEVALVGAVRRRMEIVEELQLLIGADQPVAVQEQLNALEVLHQEEKASGPFAWRGMHTISSLRTEINIVPKKRFANELLMHSAAIEHITLPYEASDTLFGLIKKQDFASEKAIYQAAGMAYIVPELREGTNELQLARENKLPVLLEESDLKGILHNHSTYSDGAHTLEQMAVYCRDLGFEYLGISDHSKTASYAGGLREGDVLRQQKEIDELNIKLAPFKIFKGIESDILGDGSLDYDPDILATFDFIVASIHSTLNMDEKKATARLITAIENPYTTMLGHPTGRLLLRREGYPINHKAVIDACAANNVIIEINSNPWRLDLDWRWVQYAQEKGVMLSINPDAHHTSGYHDMRYGVLVGRKGGLTKEMTFNAKTVEEVEAYFKNRKAKI, encoded by the coding sequence ATGGAGTTGCATGACGAGAATCCTTTTAAGGTGCGCTCTTATGCAAATGCCATAGCGGCCCTGGAATTGGTGGAAGAGCCACTGGTGGGCAAAACCTTAGCCGAATTAGAGAAGATAAATGGTGTAGGCAAAAGTATAGCCGCACGAATTCTGGCATTAAACGAGGAAGGTTCTTTTGAGGAACTGGATCAGTTGCTTGCTGCCACACCGCCAGGCGTGGTAGAGATGCTTCGCATTAAAGGTATAGGCCCTAAGAAGGTGCGTACTATCTGGAAAGAGTTGGGCACAGAAACGCTGGAAGAGTTGCTGGAGGCATGTGAACAGGATAAATTAAGCAAGATTAAAGGGTTTGGAGCTAAAACGCAGGAAAACATAAAGCAGGCATTGCTCTTTACGCAGCAGAACAGGGGTAAGCTACTGTTTGCTGAGGCAGAAGCCAGTGCTGATGAACTGCAGCAAACTATTAAAGCTGTTTTACCTGATGCCGAAGTTGCCCTTGTCGGGGCAGTCAGGCGGAGGATGGAAATTGTAGAGGAACTGCAGCTTTTAATTGGTGCCGACCAACCTGTTGCCGTGCAGGAACAGCTGAATGCATTGGAAGTGCTGCACCAGGAGGAGAAAGCCTCCGGACCTTTTGCCTGGAGAGGTATGCATACAATAAGTAGCCTCCGGACAGAAATAAACATAGTACCTAAAAAACGTTTCGCAAACGAACTATTAATGCATTCGGCTGCCATAGAGCACATAACGCTTCCTTACGAAGCTTCTGATACATTATTCGGATTAATTAAAAAGCAGGACTTCGCTTCTGAAAAGGCTATTTATCAGGCAGCAGGTATGGCATATATTGTGCCTGAACTCAGAGAAGGCACGAATGAGCTGCAACTGGCAAGAGAGAACAAACTGCCGGTTCTGCTGGAGGAGAGCGACCTGAAAGGAATTCTGCACAACCATAGTACTTATTCGGATGGTGCCCATACACTGGAACAAATGGCTGTTTATTGCCGTGATCTGGGATTTGAGTATCTGGGAATTTCGGATCATTCTAAAACAGCTTCTTATGCCGGTGGTTTGCGAGAAGGCGATGTGCTGCGGCAGCAGAAAGAGATAGATGAACTGAATATAAAGCTGGCTCCGTTCAAAATCTTTAAAGGAATAGAATCTGATATTCTGGGCGATGGGTCTCTTGATTATGACCCAGATATACTGGCTACTTTCGACTTTATAGTAGCTTCTATCCACAGCACACTCAACATGGACGAAAAAAAGGCCACCGCACGACTTATTACAGCCATCGAAAATCCTTATACTACCATGCTTGGGCATCCAACGGGCAGGTTGCTGCTTCGCCGCGAGGGCTACCCGATCAACCACAAAGCTGTTATTGATGCCTGTGCTGCCAATAACGTTATTATAGAAATAAACTCAAACCCCTGGCGGCTCGACCTGGATTGGCGTTGGGTACAGTATGCACAGGAGAAAGGGGTTATGCTAAGTATAAACCCGGATGCTCACCATACCAGCGGTTATCACGATATGCGCTATGGCGTGCTGGTAGGCAGAAAAGGTGGCCTTACCAAAGAGATGACCTTTAATGCAAAAACTGTGGAAGAAGTAGAGGCCTATTTTAAAAACCGGAAAGCAAAAATCTAA
- a CDS encoding glycosyltransferase family 9 protein has translation MKKENLKILVIRFSSIGDIIYTTPVVRALKQQLPGAEIHFLTKKSFSFMFNHNPYVDRLHLLKDKLSDTIKDLKAEKYDYVIDLHNSLRSAMVKVALGVKSSTYKKERIKKVLAIRFKINKIEPVHLVDRYFKAVKFLGVANDQQPIDYFLAGDYQVEHLLPESHHKGYVAFIIGATHFTKRMPNEKVISICRSLQKPVVLLGGKDVEENGRIIQQGAGAHVVSTCGKISMNESVFLVKQADKVIGFDTGLTHISEAFNKDLVSIWGSTVPELLGVQPYLVSNHYEAGVELPCRPCSKFGLPKCPLGHFKCMHDIDEASIVAFANRD, from the coding sequence TTGAAAAAAGAAAACTTAAAAATACTGGTTATCCGGTTTAGCTCTATTGGTGATATTATTTATACCACGCCTGTTGTGCGTGCATTAAAACAGCAGTTACCCGGGGCTGAAATCCATTTTCTCACCAAGAAGAGTTTCAGCTTTATGTTTAACCATAATCCTTATGTGGATAGGCTTCATCTGCTTAAAGACAAGTTATCTGATACGATAAAAGACCTGAAAGCAGAGAAATATGATTACGTAATTGATTTGCATAACAGCCTTCGCTCAGCCATGGTGAAGGTGGCATTGGGAGTAAAATCTTCTACTTATAAAAAAGAGAGGATTAAGAAGGTGCTAGCAATACGGTTCAAAATAAACAAAATAGAACCTGTGCACCTGGTTGATCGCTATTTCAAAGCCGTTAAATTTCTGGGAGTAGCTAACGATCAGCAGCCTATTGATTACTTTCTGGCAGGTGATTACCAGGTGGAACACCTGTTGCCGGAGAGCCACCATAAAGGATATGTGGCTTTTATTATTGGCGCCACTCATTTTACAAAGAGGATGCCCAATGAAAAAGTAATCAGTATCTGCCGGTCGCTTCAGAAGCCTGTTGTTTTACTGGGAGGAAAAGATGTGGAAGAAAACGGCCGCATTATTCAGCAGGGGGCAGGAGCGCACGTTGTGAGCACCTGTGGTAAAATCAGCATGAATGAATCTGTGTTCCTGGTGAAACAAGCGGATAAAGTTATTGGCTTTGATACAGGGCTTACACATATTTCAGAAGCTTTTAACAAAGACCTGGTTTCTATTTGGGGTAGTACAGTGCCTGAATTGCTGGGTGTGCAGCCATACCTGGTAAGCAATCACTATGAGGCAGGAGTGGAACTACCGTGTCGGCCTTGCTCTAAATTCGGATTGCCAAAGTGCCCGCTTGGTCACTTTAAATGTATGCACGATATCGATGAAGCGTCTATAGTTGCTTTTGCAAACAGGGATTAA
- a CDS encoding EVE domain-containing protein, whose protein sequence is MQYWLVKSEPEAYSWADLVRDGVTCWDGVRNYQARNNLQQMQPGDLVLFYHSVSEKAVVGIAKVKNAAYPDPKAEDAKWVAVDLVPERDFKDPVTLDQIKKDNRLENIALLRQSRLSVMPLKTEEFEVLLSLGN, encoded by the coding sequence ATGCAATACTGGCTAGTAAAATCAGAACCTGAAGCATATTCGTGGGCTGATTTGGTACGAGACGGCGTCACCTGCTGGGATGGCGTACGTAATTATCAGGCAAGAAATAATTTACAACAAATGCAGCCAGGCGATCTGGTGCTATTTTACCATAGCGTTTCTGAGAAAGCTGTAGTGGGCATTGCCAAAGTAAAAAATGCGGCCTATCCAGATCCCAAAGCCGAAGATGCAAAATGGGTAGCCGTAGACCTGGTACCAGAACGTGATTTTAAAGATCCGGTAACACTGGATCAAATTAAAAAAGATAACCGCTTGGAAAATATAGCCCTGCTGCGCCAATCCCGGTTGTCTGTAATGCCGTTAAAAACAGAAGAATTTGAAGTTCTGTTATCTCTGGGCAATTAA
- a CDS encoding aminopeptidase P family protein: MKYTPIDPALFVQNRRKFCKQLKPSSIAVFHSNDVMPANADATMAFKQNNDLFYLTGLDQEESILLIYHDARDPRMKEVLFIRETNDQIARWEGYKYTKEHAQKVSGISTIFWTHEFEQVLNSLILEVEHVYLNTNEHLRAVVEVETRDSRFIKWCQQRYPLHKYERNAPIMHYLRAIKSEYEINLIKQACAITGRGFRRLLRFIKPGVMEYEIEAEIWHEFLRNRSTGPAYSSIIASGANACILHYIDNNKECQDGDLLLMDFGAEYANYASDLTRTVPVNGKFSKRQRDVYEAVLRVMKAATQMLVPGNTLDQYHAFVGRVMENELIRLGLLNESDVRNQDPGKPLYKKYFMHGTSHFLGLDVHDVGNKYRPFEEGMVFTCEPGIYIPEEGMGVRLENDILITKSGPEDLMKEIPLEADEIERLMAR, translated from the coding sequence ATGAAATACACACCTATCGATCCTGCTTTGTTTGTTCAGAACCGCCGGAAGTTTTGCAAGCAGCTAAAGCCTTCATCCATTGCAGTTTTTCATTCGAATGATGTAATGCCTGCAAATGCTGATGCTACCATGGCTTTTAAGCAAAATAACGACTTGTTTTATTTAACTGGGCTAGATCAGGAAGAAAGCATCCTGCTCATTTACCATGATGCGCGCGATCCCAGGATGAAGGAAGTATTGTTCATCAGGGAAACAAACGATCAGATTGCCAGATGGGAGGGATATAAATACACTAAAGAGCATGCCCAAAAAGTATCAGGAATAAGCACCATATTTTGGACGCATGAGTTTGAGCAGGTATTAAATAGCCTGATACTGGAGGTGGAGCATGTTTATCTGAATACCAATGAGCACTTGCGGGCGGTTGTAGAAGTAGAAACACGGGACTCCCGGTTTATTAAATGGTGCCAGCAACGTTATCCGCTGCATAAATACGAACGAAACGCTCCTATAATGCATTACCTGCGGGCAATTAAGTCTGAATATGAAATAAATTTAATAAAGCAGGCTTGTGCTATTACAGGAAGGGGCTTTCGCAGGTTACTCCGTTTTATTAAGCCAGGAGTAATGGAATACGAAATCGAGGCTGAGATATGGCACGAATTTCTGCGTAACCGTTCTACAGGGCCCGCTTATAGTTCCATTATTGCTTCAGGAGCAAATGCCTGTATTTTACACTACATTGATAACAATAAAGAATGTCAAGACGGCGACCTGCTCTTAATGGATTTTGGTGCTGAGTATGCCAATTATGCTTCGGATCTGACACGGACGGTGCCTGTAAACGGTAAATTTTCAAAGCGGCAGCGCGATGTTTATGAAGCCGTTTTACGTGTAATGAAAGCTGCTACCCAGATGCTGGTACCGGGCAATACATTAGATCAGTATCATGCCTTTGTAGGAAGGGTGATGGAAAACGAGCTTATTCGCCTGGGCTTACTGAATGAAAGTGATGTACGTAACCAGGATCCTGGTAAACCCCTGTACAAGAAGTATTTTATGCATGGCACCTCACACTTTCTAGGGCTTGATGTACACGATGTGGGAAACAAGTACAGGCCATTTGAAGAAGGAATGGTATTTACCTGTGAACCTGGTATCTATATTCCGGAAGAGGGAATGGGAGTACGACTGGAGAATGATATTCTAATTACTAAAAGCGGTCCGGAAGATTTGATGAAAGAGATACCGCTCGAAGCAGATGAAATAGAAAGACTAATGGCCAGGTAA
- a CDS encoding aspartate carbamoyltransferase catalytic subunit has product MQELSVRHLLGIKDITKQDIQLIFETADNFKDVLNRPIKKVPSLRDITIANVFFENSTRTRLSFELAEKRLSADVINFSSSGSSVKKGETLLDTVNNILAMKVDMIVMRHSSPGAPHFLSRHIKANIVNAGDGTHEHPTQALLDSFSIREKYGEVAGKKIVIVGDILHSRVALSNIFALQKQGAEVMVCGPSTLLPKYIKELGVKVELDINKALAWCDVANVLRIQLERQQMKYFPSLREYTLYYGINKKMLDKLDKQITIMHPGPINRGVELSSDAADSHHSIILNQVENGVAIRMAVLYLLASKNKI; this is encoded by the coding sequence ATGCAAGAGCTCAGCGTGAGGCACCTGTTAGGCATTAAAGATATTACCAAACAAGATATTCAGCTCATTTTTGAAACCGCTGATAATTTCAAAGATGTACTGAACCGCCCAATTAAGAAAGTTCCTTCGCTACGCGACATTACGATTGCCAATGTCTTTTTCGAGAACTCCACCCGCACCCGCCTTTCTTTTGAGCTAGCCGAGAAAAGACTTTCTGCAGATGTGATTAACTTTTCCAGCAGTGGCAGCTCCGTTAAAAAGGGAGAGACACTTCTGGACACTGTGAATAACATTCTGGCCATGAAGGTAGATATGATTGTGATGCGCCATTCAAGCCCGGGAGCACCTCACTTTTTGTCGAGGCATATCAAAGCCAATATTGTAAATGCCGGAGATGGCACGCATGAACACCCTACGCAGGCTCTACTGGACTCATTTTCTATAAGAGAAAAGTATGGCGAAGTGGCAGGCAAGAAAATCGTGATTGTTGGTGACATCCTTCATTCACGGGTTGCTTTATCTAACATTTTCGCTTTGCAAAAGCAAGGTGCAGAAGTAATGGTATGTGGGCCTTCTACTCTGCTACCTAAATACATAAAGGAACTGGGAGTAAAAGTAGAGCTGGATATAAATAAAGCTCTTGCCTGGTGCGATGTAGCCAATGTGCTCCGCATCCAGCTGGAAAGGCAGCAAATGAAATATTTCCCTTCCCTGAGAGAGTATACCTTGTACTACGGCATTAATAAGAAAATGCTCGACAAGCTGGATAAGCAGATCACAATTATGCACCCAGGCCCGATAAACCGGGGAGTAGAGCTAAGCAGTGATGCTGCAGATTCCCATCACTCCATCATATTAAACCAGGTGGAGAACGGAGTAGCCATCAGAATGGCTGTCTTGTATCTTTTGGCGTCTAAAAATAAGATTTGA